In Companilactobacillus allii, one genomic interval encodes:
- a CDS encoding MFS transporter — protein sequence MNSKKISPNLILMSLAISAFAIGSTEFISVGIMPILTETFNISLAKGGLTVSIYAAGIMFGAPILTLVTNRWNRKKLLIGIMVSFVIGNLIAALAPTFLILLLGRIITALSHGIFMAIASLIAADVVTPDKRASAIAVMFTGLTVATVTGVPLGTFIGQNINWRASFFFLVILGLIGLITNIILVPNNLPLPRKTNVKGIWKIIKQPELLLILLITALGYGATFPVYTYLTTILNKNMGWSESAIVIILIFYGLFVAIGNTLGGRFANKEPLSALLKMLLGLGIALILVRLTMNMHFLGLIATLIMGLFAFMNVPGLQLYIVQLAEKFTPNEISLASALNISAFNVGIAVGSSLGGNAVSANQLVNTPWLGVGMLIIGIILIIVLQKRIKANNQ from the coding sequence ATGAATAGTAAGAAAATATCACCAAATTTAATTCTAATGTCATTAGCAATCAGTGCTTTTGCCATTGGATCAACAGAATTTATCAGTGTCGGGATTATGCCGATTTTGACAGAAACATTTAATATTTCATTAGCAAAAGGAGGATTAACAGTTTCAATATACGCTGCCGGGATTATGTTTGGCGCACCAATTTTAACTCTGGTAACAAATAGGTGGAATCGAAAAAAGTTACTCATAGGTATCATGGTCAGTTTTGTTATCGGTAATTTAATTGCTGCTCTTGCACCAACTTTTTTAATTCTATTATTGGGTAGAATTATCACGGCACTATCGCATGGAATATTTATGGCAATAGCATCATTGATTGCTGCCGATGTAGTGACACCTGACAAACGTGCATCAGCAATTGCCGTTATGTTCACGGGTTTAACCGTTGCAACTGTTACTGGTGTTCCGTTAGGAACATTTATTGGGCAGAATATTAACTGGCGTGCATCATTTTTCTTCTTAGTAATATTAGGATTAATAGGATTGATCACAAACATTATTCTGGTACCAAACAACCTACCACTTCCAAGAAAGACTAACGTTAAAGGAATCTGGAAAATCATCAAACAACCAGAGTTACTTTTAATATTACTTATTACAGCATTGGGATACGGTGCGACCTTCCCCGTTTACACTTATTTAACAACGATTTTAAATAAAAATATGGGATGGTCTGAATCGGCCATTGTTATAATTCTAATTTTCTATGGTCTCTTTGTTGCAATCGGCAATACACTAGGCGGACGTTTCGCAAATAAGGAGCCCTTAAGTGCACTACTAAAAATGTTGTTAGGACTTGGAATTGCCTTAATTTTGGTTAGATTAACAATGAATATGCATTTCTTAGGACTAATAGCTACACTTATTATGGGACTGTTTGCATTTATGAATGTTCCAGGCTTACAACTATATATTGTTCAATTGGCGGAGAAATTCACTCCAAATGAAATCTCACTGGCTTCTGCATTGAATATTTCAGCTTTTAACGTTGGAATAGCAGTTGGCTCATCACTAGGTGGTAATGCCGTATCCGCAAATCAATTAGTCAACACTCCTTGGTTAGGAGTCGGAATGTTGATTATTGGAATTATTTTGATTATTGTTCTACAAAAAAGAATAAAAGCAAACAATCAATAA
- a CDS encoding winged helix-turn-helix transcriptional regulator, with translation MKQSIYNIGVEATMNIIGGKWKPIILCHLKHQTMRTGQLRRAIPNITQKMLTQQLRELEDDGIVDRKVYNQIPPKVEYSLTQYGDSLNRILEELCLWGEENIERRKQNGENIILLKSENVETQDLPNVE, from the coding sequence ATGAAACAATCTATTTATAACATTGGAGTCGAGGCCACAATGAATATTATCGGTGGAAAATGGAAACCAATTATCCTTTGCCATCTCAAACATCAAACCATGCGTACCGGCCAATTACGCCGAGCAATTCCAAATATCACTCAAAAAATGTTAACTCAACAGTTAAGAGAACTTGAGGATGATGGAATCGTCGATCGTAAAGTTTACAACCAAATACCACCGAAAGTTGAATATTCACTAACTCAATATGGTGACAGTTTGAATCGTATCTTAGAGGAATTATGTCTTTGGGGAGAAGAAAACATTGAGCGTCGTAAACAAAATGGTGAAAATATTATTCTTCTAAAAAGTGAGAATGTGGAAACACAAGATTTACCAAATGTTGAGTAA
- a CDS encoding ACT domain-containing protein, protein MEKYYIVDSSILPESFDKVIKARELLETGKSNNVSEAVKIVGISRGTYYKYKDLVFLPDDNMTDRKALISMMLNHEQGILAKAIAIISETNASILTINQNIPIHGIASVVISIDVSHLTGTIDDLMDKLKQTDNINNVQLISVE, encoded by the coding sequence GTGGAAAAATATTATATTGTCGATAGTTCAATTCTTCCGGAATCGTTTGATAAAGTTATAAAAGCACGAGAATTATTGGAAACTGGTAAATCCAATAACGTTAGTGAAGCAGTCAAGATAGTTGGTATAAGTCGTGGTACTTACTATAAATATAAAGACCTGGTCTTTTTGCCCGATGATAATATGACAGATCGCAAAGCCTTAATATCTATGATGTTAAATCACGAACAAGGTATCCTTGCAAAAGCAATAGCAATCATTTCAGAGACTAATGCTAGTATCTTAACAATTAACCAAAATATACCAATTCATGGTATTGCCAGCGTGGTAATCTCAATAGATGTCAGTCATCTAACCGGGACCATTGATGACTTAATGGACAAATTGAAACAAACTGACAATATTAATAATGTCCAATTGATCTCTGTAGAATAG
- a CDS encoding aldo/keto reductase: MNIKTFKLNNGIEIPAVGFGVFQIENGGTKKAVLDAIDAGYRLIDTAQAYGNEAEVGEAIKESSVSRKDLFVTTKVWISSTGYDATKAAFEDSLNKLQLDYLDMYLIHQPYGDVYGSWRAMEELQKQGKVRAIGISNFTADRFVDLNKHNEVTPQVNQVEINPWNQQSDEIDWNKKTNIQPEAWAPFAEGKHNLFTNEILSGIGKKYDKGVGQVVLRWLFQRGIISLAKSVHKDRMEQNINIFDFSLTDEEMKQISSLDMKESAFFDHRDPTMVQNLD; this comes from the coding sequence ATGAATATTAAAACATTTAAACTAAACAATGGTATCGAGATTCCAGCAGTAGGATTTGGTGTCTTTCAAATTGAAAATGGAGGCACAAAGAAGGCTGTTCTAGATGCTATTGATGCCGGATATAGATTGATCGATACTGCTCAAGCTTATGGTAATGAAGCTGAAGTAGGAGAGGCAATCAAAGAATCAAGCGTTTCACGTAAGGATCTTTTTGTAACAACTAAGGTTTGGATCAGTTCAACTGGATATGATGCAACTAAGGCAGCCTTTGAAGATTCATTGAACAAACTTCAACTTGATTATCTTGATATGTATCTAATTCATCAACCATACGGTGATGTTTACGGATCATGGCGTGCAATGGAAGAACTACAAAAGCAAGGAAAGGTTAGAGCAATTGGTATTTCTAACTTTACTGCCGACAGATTCGTTGATTTGAACAAGCACAATGAAGTTACACCACAAGTTAATCAAGTTGAAATCAATCCTTGGAATCAACAAAGTGATGAAATTGACTGGAACAAGAAAACAAATATTCAACCAGAAGCATGGGCACCATTTGCTGAAGGTAAGCATAACTTGTTTACTAATGAAATCTTATCTGGAATTGGTAAGAAGTATGATAAAGGTGTCGGTCAAGTTGTTCTTCGTTGGTTGTTCCAAAGAGGAATTATAAGTTTGGCTAAGTCTGTTCATAAGGATAGAATGGAACAAAATATTAATATCTTTGATTTCAGTTTAACTGATGAAGAAATGAAGCAAATCTCATCATTAGATATGAAAGAATCAGCATTCTTTGATCACCGTGATCCAACAATGGTTCAAAACTTGGACTAG
- a CDS encoding MerR family transcriptional regulator: protein MNSKKVSELMDLTVDTLRYYERIGVIPPVDRDKNGYRDYKTNDLNWIFLAKNLRAAGLSIESLAEFASLAESKEDVKGAQKEILNEQMENLNEKLSDLQRTKDLLQYKIDTYDDHIAKFKSGELDKDNTEELWTMKHFKK, encoded by the coding sequence ATGAATAGTAAAAAAGTATCTGAATTAATGGATTTAACGGTCGATACATTACGGTATTACGAAAGAATTGGGGTTATACCTCCAGTTGATCGAGATAAGAATGGGTATCGTGATTATAAGACAAATGACTTGAATTGGATTTTCTTAGCTAAAAATTTAAGGGCTGCAGGATTGTCCATTGAATCTCTAGCGGAATTTGCAAGCTTGGCTGAGAGTAAGGAAGATGTCAAAGGGGCTCAAAAAGAGATTTTAAATGAACAAATGGAAAACTTAAACGAGAAGTTATCTGATTTACAGCGAACAAAAGATTTATTGCAATATAAGATTGATACTTATGATGATCATATTGCGAAGTTCAAATCAGGTGAATTAGACAAAGATAACACCGAAGAGTTATGGACTATGAAACATTTTAAAAAATAA
- a CDS encoding MFS transporter, translated as MQKQEFGIVLPIVLLSYFMIVLDNSIIFTSTAKIAENLSLDTQSLAWITNAYALTFGGFLLFSGKAGDIIGRKKFFQIGLVLFSVSSLLVGISVNAEMIIAMRAIQGIGSSILAPSTLALLMDNYSDDMRTKAIAYYGTIGGLGASFGLIIGGMITTYSSWRIGFIINVPIGLILLLLSYRYLKTSKVYNQKLDFIGTILSILGISALVYSINGTSYRQISLIVSIISLILFVLYESRSDKPIMPLVLFKDKERSFAYLTRFFFVGASISYFFLTPLALQSVYGFTPLQAAIGFLPETIPQFIAATLVARMVNINVSKTISVGTILVFVGSLLAALVKIQSSYWIAIAIPMVIMGIGQGLALGILTVAGVAHTTPKLSGSASGIVNTVHQIGGSVGLSAVVALTSQYKGPVTSYNMSMVWITVISAIAMICAIGIIQADKKI; from the coding sequence ATGCAAAAACAAGAATTTGGAATAGTTCTTCCTATTGTATTGTTAAGTTATTTTATGATTGTTTTAGATAATTCTATTATTTTTACTAGTACAGCCAAAATTGCTGAAAATTTATCATTAGATACACAATCGTTAGCTTGGATAACGAATGCCTATGCACTAACTTTTGGTGGCTTTTTGTTATTTTCCGGTAAAGCTGGGGATATCATCGGTCGTAAAAAATTCTTTCAAATTGGATTAGTTCTTTTTAGTGTTAGTTCATTATTAGTTGGAATATCTGTTAATGCGGAAATGATCATTGCTATGCGTGCTATTCAAGGAATCGGATCATCAATTCTTGCCCCCAGTACATTAGCTTTATTGATGGATAATTATAGTGATGATATGCGGACAAAGGCGATTGCTTATTACGGAACTATTGGTGGACTGGGAGCTAGTTTTGGATTAATTATCGGTGGTATGATTACCACTTATTCATCGTGGAGAATCGGATTTATAATTAATGTGCCAATTGGATTGATATTATTATTGTTGTCATATAGATATTTGAAAACTTCAAAAGTTTATAATCAAAAACTGGATTTTATCGGTACGATTCTTTCTATATTAGGTATATCAGCACTTGTTTATAGTATTAATGGAACTTCTTATAGACAAATATCTTTAATAGTCTCGATAATTTCGTTGATATTATTCGTTCTTTACGAAAGTAGATCAGATAAACCAATCATGCCACTTGTGTTATTTAAAGATAAAGAGAGAAGCTTTGCATATCTAACAAGATTCTTCTTCGTTGGAGCCAGTATTTCTTATTTTTTCCTAACTCCATTAGCTTTGCAAAGTGTCTACGGTTTCACACCACTTCAAGCAGCTATTGGGTTTTTACCAGAGACGATACCACAATTTATAGCTGCGACACTTGTAGCTAGAATGGTTAATATTAATGTATCTAAGACTATATCAGTTGGGACTATTCTTGTATTTGTTGGGTCGCTGTTAGCGGCTTTAGTTAAGATTCAATCCAGTTATTGGATTGCCATTGCGATTCCAATGGTCATAATGGGTATTGGACAAGGTTTAGCACTTGGAATTTTAACAGTTGCTGGTGTCGCACATACAACGCCAAAGTTGAGTGGTTCAGCATCAGGGATAGTTAATACGGTTCACCAAATAGGTGGATCGGTTGGATTATCAGCGGTTGTAGCATTAACTAGTCAATATAAAGGTCCAGTTACTTCATATAATATGTCGATGGTCTGGATTACAGTTATATCTGCTATTGCTATGATATGTGCAATTGGAATTATTCAAGCTGATAAAAAAATTTAA
- a CDS encoding TetR/AcrR family transcriptional regulator, with the protein MTKRELAAATTRENLLETAENLLQQKGYEKMSVSDITKASGVAKGTFYNYFDKKEDIIFELNKRHMHNLSGQLIELSQGKPDESIRYYLNNFLQTIVDSKVNMARQWVRFITASSNQEKWQYDKGLLKKLINHLIDNGKLKQNTPVDDLTSLLITEVYGIILSWCITPETIEPVQTINKFCDLQLDFLLKPYIND; encoded by the coding sequence ATGACAAAAAGAGAACTTGCAGCCGCTACTACTAGAGAGAATCTACTAGAAACTGCTGAAAATCTGCTACAACAAAAAGGATACGAAAAAATGTCCGTATCTGATATAACTAAAGCTAGTGGTGTTGCCAAAGGTACTTTCTATAATTACTTCGACAAAAAAGAAGATATTATCTTTGAATTAAACAAAAGACATATGCATAACTTATCTGGTCAACTTATAGAATTATCACAAGGAAAACCTGATGAAAGTATCCGTTATTATCTTAATAACTTTTTACAAACTATTGTAGATTCAAAGGTCAATATGGCACGCCAATGGGTCAGATTTATTACTGCTTCATCGAATCAGGAAAAATGGCAGTACGATAAGGGTCTATTAAAGAAGCTAATAAATCACTTGATTGATAATGGAAAACTAAAACAAAATACACCTGTTGATGATCTAACTTCCCTATTAATAACCGAAGTTTATGGCATCATATTAAGCTGGTGCATCACACCTGAAACAATTGAACCAGTTCAAACTATCAACAAATTCTGTGATTTACAATTAGACTTTTTATTAAAACCATATATTAATGATTAG
- a CDS encoding flavodoxin family protein, producing the protein MNNITTGYGAISDGKDTNANVDPTRILDNNTKILIIYFSRSGNTEKQAKLAQDVLNSDIFELTVSNPYPSNYKATVNRATNERDAKNWPELNSDIPNLDKYDTILLGHPIWAMTIANPMREFLEEYGTLLSNKSVASFSTNDGYGSGETNDVISRLTTGSTKLLTNYTIRDTMAKQDRTNFINWLKKINK; encoded by the coding sequence ATGAACAATATAACAACCGGCTATGGTGCAATTTCGGATGGTAAAGATACCAATGCTAATGTAGATCCAACAAGGATTCTAGATAATAACACAAAAATCTTAATAATTTACTTTTCACGCAGTGGTAATACTGAAAAGCAAGCAAAGTTAGCACAAGATGTATTGAATTCAGATATCTTCGAATTAACAGTTTCAAATCCTTATCCATCTAACTACAAAGCAACTGTTAATAGAGCAACCAATGAACGGGATGCCAAAAACTGGCCTGAATTAAATTCAGATATTCCTAATCTAGATAAGTACGATACGATACTTCTGGGACATCCCATCTGGGCAATGACAATTGCCAATCCGATGAGAGAATTTCTAGAAGAATATGGAACACTGTTATCGAATAAATCCGTTGCATCATTTTCAACGAATGATGGATATGGTTCAGGTGAAACAAACGATGTTATATCTAGATTAACAACAGGTTCAACAAAATTGTTAACTAACTACACAATTAGAGATACCATGGCAAAACAAGATCGAACCAATTTCATCAATTGGCTAAAAAAAATCAATAAATAA
- a CDS encoding NAD(P)H-binding protein: protein MKLLILAANGQIARIVENRIINEDEFKNVELTLGLRNSSRLSSLASSRVKVIETDLESESSVNDAISDQDMVFVAVVDHTSNNVMTKNVIKAMKENNVNRVIFTNILGIYNEVPGEFGRWNYSQVSSGLNMAIDSDKLLEKSGLNYTTLRLPWLNNRDEVKYSVTTKDQKYVGVSGSRQSVADVVLQIVKDSHFGENDSLGMADPDTEGLDRPVY from the coding sequence ATGAAATTATTAATTTTAGCAGCAAACGGACAAATAGCACGTATAGTTGAGAATAGAATTATAAACGAAGATGAATTTAAAAATGTAGAATTAACACTCGGTCTTCGTAATAGCAGTCGCCTTTCAAGTTTGGCAAGTAGTCGTGTAAAGGTCATTGAAACCGACTTAGAGAGCGAGTCTTCAGTTAACGATGCTATTAGTGATCAAGACATGGTCTTTGTTGCAGTTGTTGATCATACCAGCAATAATGTCATGACAAAAAATGTGATTAAAGCAATGAAAGAAAACAATGTTAATCGTGTGATCTTCACAAATATTCTTGGAATTTATAATGAAGTCCCTGGTGAATTTGGACGCTGGAACTATTCTCAAGTTTCAAGTGGCTTGAATATGGCAATCGATTCAGATAAACTTCTTGAAAAATCAGGTTTAAATTACACAACACTACGCCTTCCTTGGTTAAATAATCGTGATGAAGTTAAATACTCTGTTACGACAAAGGACCAAAAATACGTTGGTGTTTCAGGATCACGTCAAAGTGTTGCTGACGTAGTATTACAGATTGTCAAAGATTCACATTTTGGTGAAAATGACAGCTTAGGTATGGCAGATCCTGATACAGAAGGATTAGACAGACCAGTATATTAA
- a CDS encoding cation:proton antiporter, with amino-acid sequence MSKFSVLITLFAALATPLIMARFRITRIPGTVAEIIMGIIIGKTGFNLIQPNSTLTYLANLGVIMLIFLGGMEIDFSLFEKKPKGAEKSPLGLAFGSFVSVLIMSIVLSVVLYYTGLFNNIILATILVSTIALGVIISLLTEAGLLDNEYGQTLLLISAMGEFIPLVALTIYSAIQQKNYFSALLLPTIFLVAIFLLRRFKRVYIFFDNIDKTTTQLDIRLAFFLIFTLVTVAEQIGAESILGAFLAGVIMKLLNPKKDTQEKLSSMAYGFFVPIFFIVTGVNLNLRTLLKDQEALILIPVFFIAFILSKSIIYLVLRRKFGNKHSFGAAILMSTTITLVLPILQVGQNLKIINEAQNGAITLAAIITCIVCPMMFNKMLSSEQTE; translated from the coding sequence ATGAGCAAATTTTCAGTCCTGATTACACTTTTTGCAGCTCTGGCGACACCACTAATCATGGCACGTTTTAGGATTACCAGAATTCCGGGAACTGTTGCAGAGATAATCATGGGTATCATTATTGGTAAAACCGGTTTCAACTTAATTCAACCTAATTCGACCCTTACCTATCTGGCCAACTTAGGTGTAATTATGTTAATTTTCTTAGGTGGTATGGAAATTGACTTTTCATTATTTGAAAAAAAACCTAAAGGTGCTGAAAAATCACCTTTAGGTTTAGCTTTTGGAAGTTTTGTATCAGTTCTAATAATGTCAATAGTTTTAAGTGTGGTACTTTATTACACTGGATTATTTAACAACATAATTCTGGCCACAATATTAGTCAGCACCATTGCACTTGGAGTTATCATTTCATTACTGACTGAAGCTGGATTACTGGATAATGAATATGGACAAACACTGTTACTGATATCAGCAATGGGTGAATTCATTCCTTTAGTTGCCCTAACGATTTATTCAGCTATTCAACAAAAGAATTATTTTTCGGCACTACTATTACCGACAATATTCTTAGTTGCAATTTTCCTATTAAGAAGATTCAAACGTGTCTATATTTTCTTCGACAACATAGATAAGACAACCACTCAACTAGATATCCGACTAGCATTTTTCTTGATATTCACACTAGTCACTGTAGCTGAACAAATCGGTGCCGAAAGCATATTGGGTGCATTCTTAGCTGGAGTGATAATGAAACTACTCAATCCCAAGAAAGATACTCAAGAAAAGTTAAGCTCAATGGCTTATGGCTTCTTTGTCCCCATATTCTTCATTGTAACTGGAGTTAATTTGAACCTACGAACTCTATTGAAGGATCAAGAGGCATTGATATTAATACCAGTTTTCTTCATTGCTTTTATTTTATCAAAATCAATCATATACCTAGTATTAAGACGCAAATTTGGTAATAAGCATTCATTTGGAGCTGCTATATTAATGTCAACAACCATTACTTTAGTACTACCTATTTTACAAGTTGGCCAAAACTTAAAGATCATTAACGAAGCACAAAATGGTGCCATAACACTTGCCGCCATTATAACCTGTATAGTTTGTCCAATGATGTTTAATAAGATGCTAAGTTCTGAACAAACCGAATAG
- a CDS encoding GAF domain-containing protein, whose amino-acid sequence MTEKKTSLMNKQLDALLFNETNLIANLANASALINDTYEDLNWSGFYLYNEDTDELDLGPFQGKVACMHIKNGSGVVGTAFKDQKVHRVANVHEFPGHIACDSASNSEIVVPIVKGERKIGVLDIDSPSLDRFTEDNEVELAEFGEILSKHI is encoded by the coding sequence ATGACAGAGAAAAAAACATCATTAATGAACAAACAATTAGATGCACTATTATTCAATGAGACGAATTTAATAGCTAACTTGGCAAATGCCAGTGCTTTGATCAATGATACTTATGAGGACTTGAATTGGTCAGGATTTTACTTATACAATGAAGATACTGACGAACTTGATCTTGGTCCATTCCAAGGTAAGGTTGCGTGCATGCATATTAAGAACGGTTCTGGCGTAGTTGGAACTGCGTTTAAAGATCAAAAAGTCCATCGTGTGGCCAATGTTCATGAATTTCCCGGACATATTGCTTGCGATAGCGCTAGTAATTCAGAAATTGTCGTTCCTATTGTTAAAGGTGAGAGAAAAATCGGTGTTTTAGACATTGACTCACCATCACTAGATCGATTCACTGAGGATAATGAAGTAGAACTAGCAGAATTTGGTGAAATCCTTTCAAAACATATTTAG
- a CDS encoding LysM peptidoglycan-binding domain-containing protein — MKKVLSIALLSTTALTAMGATAKTAEAAITVDSTRVTVEAGDTYKSIAANNGITIPELEQANGREIGGFDLIFPGETVYLPSATSNVATTTQDTTTQATSDTTTAVDQTQTATTQAATQAPTTQTQSTPAQSTQTQSSSTGTSYGTFKISFYDPAVLGSNMGYGGVAANLSVFPKGTQLKITLADGTVMYRTVNDTGTFAYSNPQQLDVAMPNASIPSYGVTSATVEVV; from the coding sequence ATGAAAAAAGTATTATCTATTGCTTTACTAAGTACAACAGCCCTAACTGCAATGGGAGCAACTGCAAAGACTGCTGAAGCTGCAATTACAGTCGACAGCACTCGCGTAACCGTTGAAGCAGGGGACACATATAAGAGTATCGCTGCTAATAATGGAATTACAATTCCAGAACTAGAACAAGCTAATGGCCGTGAAATTGGTGGATTTGATTTGATTTTTCCAGGGGAAACAGTCTATCTTCCATCAGCTACAAGTAATGTAGCAACTACAACACAAGACACAACAACACAAGCAACAAGTGATACAACAACAGCTGTTGACCAGACACAAACAGCTACAACACAAGCTGCTACACAAGCACCAACAACACAGACACAAAGTACACCAGCACAAAGTACACAGACACAAAGTTCATCAACAGGAACATCATACGGTACATTTAAGATCAGTTTTTATGATCCAGCTGTACTAGGTTCAAACATGGGATATGGCGGTGTTGCTGCTAATCTTTCAGTATTCCCTAAGGGTACACAATTGAAGATTACATTGGCTGACGGTACAGTAATGTATAGAACAGTTAATGATACAGGTACATTTGCATACAGCAATCCACAACAATTAGATGTTGCTATGCCTAATGCTTCAATTCCTTCATACGGAGTTACTTCAGCTACTGTAGAAGTTGTCTAA